TGTATCCTGAATGATTAACTTCTGTAAAAAAGCCAAGAGAGTAGACCAGCACAACCTCCAGTATTTCCCATTTTGTACTTGATGAAcaaaagaaatctatacaggtttggatagACATAACTGTAAATTATAAGCTTTTTATACTGTATTGGTTTCCCAGACCCTATTTTGCAGCTAGTGTAGTTGGTCTCCATGCCTTGCCAAGAAGGTGTTAAGCTGGCAGGAGCATAGATATGTATAGATGCATGTTCGACTGCTCCAGATATGTAGATGCGTCCTCCATTttggaacggtccactgacTTGACTCGTTTGACAGTTTGCCAAGGTGCCACAACACTGCATTGCCCCTGACTGTAAAAACTACAGGgatttaaattcttaaaaaaaaagggATAACCATCTTGTTGTATTGCGTTATGTGAAACATAAGCGTAATGTTGGGTTTAGACAATAGCAAATAACGTTTGATAatcatacatgtacagtatataaatgctGAAGTGTTGACGGACCACttggcagggttgccagatctgtgcaaaaaaatccaatctAAACTAGCTTAATAAaattccacagaaaaaatatgGACTTGGCAACCCTTCACAAACTGGCTCGCAATGTTCCAATATTGCAGACGATCTATGTATAGCATCCCATagaaaacacgcacgcacgcacgcacacacacacacactcacacacatatatactatatatatatatatatatatatatacacacagtatCTATGGACAGGAGCTCAAAACATTTGTGAAGCCATTAAGCCAGTGGAAACCAGCCACCCTAGACCTTTCATTAGGCCTTATGTGACCATCATGTCACttgattatttatatttaataataattgaaGGCTGACAGTGATATCGTTAATTCTCTTTGGTTTCTGTTCATCTGTCTGTAGAACATTGGAGGCCTTCTGGTTGGGGTGTCCATCCTCCACGCTTTCCTTTACCCAGGGCAGTAGTGATCCTACTCCTAAACACACCAGTGTAGCCTTCTTGAAGACGCACAAAACAGCCAGCTCCACTGTGCAGAACATGCTCTTCCGCTTTGCTGAACGTAACAATCTCACCGTGGCGCTGCCCATTACCACCTGTGACCATCAATTCTGCTATCCTCGGCCCTTCAGTGCCCACTTCGTCCACCCACATACGACACCTCCGGACATCATCACCAATCACTTACGGTTCAGCCGTGCTGAGCTTCGACGCCTCATGCCCAACAACACAGTGTACATAACAATATTGCGGGAACCAGGAGCCATGTTTGAGTCCCTGTTTAGCTACTATAATCAGTACTGCCTTAGCTTTAAACGTGTTCCAAATGGCTCTTTAGAAACTTTTCTGGACCATCCATGGAGCTACTATCGTCCAGAAGAAAAGGATTCGATGTACGCAAGAAATACGCTGACCTTTGACCTAGGTGGCGACAAGGACCGTCCGTCGTCAGAAGCACCGGCGTATGCGAAGCGGTTTGCTGTGGAGGTGGAGCGAGTGTTCTCGTTGGTTATGATAGCAGAACACTTTGACGAATCGCTAGTGCTACTACGCCGCTTGTTGTCGTGGGACCTCGACGATGTTCTGTATGTCAGTCTTAACATGAGGACCACCGACTCTAAAAGCAGCCTTTCCAGTGAAATTACAACCAAAATCAGAGCCTGGAATGCCATAGACTCCGTACTGTACGATCACTTCAATGCCTCATTGTGGCGGCAACTAAGAGCATTGGGACTAGCATGCGTCGAGCGGGAAGTCCAGCTGTTGCGTCAGTCTCGGGATCGACTTGTACGTGGCTGCTTCGGTGGACATTTGCCACCACTTCGTTCGGCTTCTCAGATCACAAATAAGGAATTACGGCCCTGGCAGCCGAGCGCCAAGGTGGCGATTGTTGGGTATGATTTACCAGTCAACGTAACACACAAAGGCCACGTGCCTCCGCGAGATGACTGTTTAAAGATGATAATGCCAGAAGTGCAGTATACACGGCTGTTACTCCGATCAGAGTCGCTGCGTTATCGGAAGCGATTTCTGCGGCACTCCCAGCAGACTTTACACGCCGCCGGACAGGTTCGGGTGCATAAAGAGTTTCCGAGTTTGCTACCGCGACCGTCAGGGACTATGGCTCGGAGCACCAGAGGGGCAATGACCAGCATAAAAGGATAGTTAAACTGCGTTTATTCCTCTCTTGAGTTGGACTGCAGGTAGATTTCCATGAGATGTTGGTCATACCTGTACAGCATGAATGTGAGCACACACTCAACTCTTATTCTAAAagttgacacaaacacacacaatctgtgtgtttgtgtacttctcaaaatgaattatatattCAAAAATATATTCTCAAGGCATAAAAGCAACATGGAATATCTCTTACTTTAAAAAGACCATTTCTGCTTATTTATTCCTTTGTATTTAAGCCACTGTGTTTTTACTACACTGACACTAACAGTCTCACGACACCGGGTTTAGATGGTTTCTAGCTGGTCCAAGCTGGTCTAAATGGTTGATCAGTTATTTTACCAGCTGGTGGGGTGGGGTGGGGCTGACCTTACGGACCATTATAGTCAAGCTGGTTTGACCCTTACCAGCAACAAACAAGCTATTATGACCTTGAGCCTTTGTCTACTGGTATACTGTAGAaaatttttgtttgtatttcaggCCTCTGGTAATAGAAGACTTACAGCTGAGCAAATGCACCTTGTAATACATGCTGAGACTGCGCCTGAGCCATAAGACACATATATGTGGGTGGCATAGTGTGTTAGTGATGATGCAACCTTCTCAATAGACCTAATTTAAATTTTACCCTCTCCTTGGGCAGTGCTTGGGTTACAAAGCCctacatttaaaacactcaTCCTTTACTAGATGCTGAGAATAAGTGATGAATGAAATACATAGGCAATGAAGAGTTACTCTGATAAGTTTTCTTTTGTTCTAAAGTGTTCTCAGTTTTGGGGATAATGCTTTATGGTGCAGTGTTGCAAatatgtcatgtttattgtttatattagGAAATAAAACTCTACATTGTTAGAAAGAATCAAACTGAATTTCGATCTGTAGGAGCAACCAATGCTGAAACATACTGTATTGTACGTTAAACAATGGCAAAACGGAGGTCAGTTTGGGGAGCCAGTTGTTATTTTTGCTATTCTGTCTGACGGTTTAGAAATTACACACTGTTGTTTGAAAtctgacacatttgcagtcacATATGTCTCAAGTATGTCGCTGGTCTAACCTCCGACAATGTGATCTGACGGTGGAATGTAAAACCATAGTCAAGGTTGTACATTTGAAGTTGGCTATTTGACTTTGATGGACTCTACAACACTACATCACTTTTATTGAAGCCACCAAATAGAAACTGAATACCTCACAGCCTCTAgaacatatattttattttctaatacTGATTTTTTTGCCATCCAACACCTTTTCTGGAAGGTTTCTTGAGGAACACCAAGAACATGGACAAGCTTCCTGCTTTCATTCAAACGTTCCTGCAATAAGAATATCACTAATTCCACTACTCTTTGTCCTAAAGCTATTTTATTCCATTATCCTGAGTGAAGAAGACATTTTTATACATCATCATTTGATAAAAGATCTCACTggcatatttttaataaagccATATTGTATTTTAGagaaatttgtgtttttgagcaATATAGCAATGGTATGCAATTCTACTGGATACCGTAATGTAATTACTAGTCTGAACATAGATCAAAGTGACAACAAGCATTTTCAAAATGGTTATCCTCCCATGAATCAGCTTCCATCTTTCCGGGTGGTCTAGAAGATGCCTGAGACAGAATATACTTTAAGTAGTCTGGAATTTAATTGACATGGATCTATGCTGTAAACCATTAAGCCACACAAATGCCAATACAAGGTGTATACAGTTTAGCATTCCACctcctaaagggatagttcacccaaaatttaattttgtcatcatttactcaccctcatgtcattctaaatctGTGTGACTGACTgacttatgcagaacacaactaatatttaaaaaaccgttggtaaccaaacaacattggcacccatcgatttccattgtatggacacaaaattgACAGAAGAGTAtaagttccccttcagtcggtctctcgatgttgtgttgagagacaaactggggtttgatcttgaaaAACTATTATCTCCGGGAGGAATTTTAAAACACCAATGGGCTTGGTGAATGGCACACGcatgccagtccccgccccgtgcatatgggtataaaagggaggtggcggtggacattcactcatccttcggaacctgcatgacgGTACATGTCAAGCGATTATTCTCTTCGAGAATTCtccttccagactgctggatttacggCGTGGAGCAGCAGATTTCTCCCTCTCGGTAGtggacttcccctgggtgtctaGGCAGCGAGctgcagatatttctaaaaagagcaaatttcctctcacagtctgTGCTGTCTTCGGGCATGTgtcgcagctgtgttcttgggtatgacagactcatTCCCGAGTCAGACGGGCACGACACTTGTATTGCTTGTTGGGGTTCCAGCATGCACTCGCAGGACTcgtcgattaaggtgttgcggtcacggttGGCTACATTCTCTGGAATTCTCTGGAATGTAGCCGCAAACCCGTCTGTTTCCCGAGCATCTACTGCCGTTTCGGCGAGGTTGACTGTTTCGGCGAGCGGCGGGGATGATTGGGGATTGACATGGATGTCACTCCGCCAGTTTCGGCTCGCGGATCATCCGTGCCCTTgcacgctcacctggctcgtcccTGATGGGCGGCGGtgtaccgtcccatagcgggcagactcgacaacgggatgggtacgaactttctgtcataacgtcggacagctacctcctagCATCGGATACGGAGACCCCTTGGAGCTCCCGCCTCCAAGCGGTCAAGCCCAAGATGAGGCGACGCAGAGATGACGGCCGTGCCTGACCTGGAGGTGCATAAGGAGCTCACAAAGAGGTGGAATATGCCGTTCACAGCATAGGAGCCGTGggctcaggagctgttacttccctggacggtggggcagctaagggatatgtcgatgtcccccaggtggaatgtgcagtcGCAGTGCACCACAGACGCTGCCACTTGGAGGGGTcaaccaaggctcccttccCGGGCATGTAAGCTCTTTGACGAAGACTTACGatgctgtgggttaaactgCTTCCGCCTTCCATGCTATGGCGGTATGTCAGGCCCATAATGCTATGGCGACCCATTGGGTCATATGTCAAAGCATTAGGATCTGGTTGAGGGGAAGGCTGACCCGGCTGCGCACCGCCACCGGTCTTGCGCCTCGTGCGACAAAGGTCATGGCGGGTgctctgggtcggacgatgtccaggATAGTGGTCCAAGGGAGACATCTGTGGCTCTATCTTGCGTAGTGACGCTCAGAAGGCTCGCCTTCTAGATGCGCCCATCTTGCAAGCggggctgtgtggtgacaccGTGGAGGTTCTccgtggtgaagaagcagactgctCCACCGTGACCCGGCCACCTATCGCTCGTTAAGGTCCCGAGCGCAGCTTGCCACCCAGCAGCCCCGCCCCCGTGGTGGTCCCTCTGGTATTGGGGCCCTCCAGACGACGGCCCGCTAGAGATGCAGAGCCCTGTGGGAGGGGGCTTCTGCCCCATTGGGAACCCGCCTAAAGACAGAGCGGCCCTGACCGGATGAGCCAGGGGGATTGAGAGTACAACGGGGGATTGAGAGTACAACGggcggtctggccctgtcttcccaggtttttaccaaactcgctgaggctgccttagctcccctcagggagcaaggcgtgcgcacagggacctcgtgcttcggcacctagaccGACTGGGTCTTcgggtcaactgagaaaagagcaagctctccccggcgcAGAGCTCTTtttatctcggtatggaactcgactctgtccgtatgtcagcgCATCTCACTAGTGAACGCGCACAGTCGCTGCTGACCTGTCTGAAACACTTCAGACGGACATCAGCGGCCCCGCTGAAGaactttcagaggctcctggggcacatggcatcctcggcaggggttatccctctcgggttgatgTACATGCGACtgcttcagcactggcttcagagtcgtgttCCTTGGagggcgtggcacaccggcaccaggcgCATTACGGTGATGCCTCAGTGCCTTCGCACCCTCACCCCTTGGTCGGATCTGGCTTTTCTCCGAGTCCACTCGGGCATGTTTCGAGGTGCGTAGTGGTtgcaacagacgcctccctgcaggggtggggtgccatgtgcaacgggcatgcagtaCCGGGCCAGTGAACGGGATCCCGTctgcggtggcacatcaactgcctagagttgttggctgtcctTTTGGCACCGAGGAGGTTCCTACCCCTCGTGCAGGACGAGCATGTGCTGGCGTACTGCCGTGGCGTACATCTATTGTCAAGGCGGCATACGCTCACGGTAGATGTCACAactcacccgacgcctcctcctctggagtcagcaggtgatcaaatccctgcgagccaccttCATCCCAGGCAACCTGAATCAGACTTCTTTAGGAAGAGAATCAGATTCTCTTCCtaaagagagactcgagagcaaCATCTCCCCATCCATGCTGAAAATGTAtgtatagaatagaatagaatgagctttattggccaagtatgtttccacatacgaggaatttgttatagtgacagaagctccacagtgcaacagaaagacagcaacaggacagaacacagatgataaaaaaataaaaaataatatacaataatatagaaataggcaatgtacaaaacagcaaaaacacaatatacaatatagacaattatgtatgtacaggtctgatatgtgcaaatttggtgaataaataatgtaaaatagagttgtgtgttccgcgtttaatgtcaagtgttcataaaatggattgcctgagggaagaaactgttcctgtgtctggtcgttctgatgctcagtgctctgtagcgtcgaccagacggtaacatttcaaaaagggagtgtgctgggtgtgaggggtccagagtgattttaccagcccttttgctcatcctggatgagtacagttcttggagagtggggatggttgtcccaatgatacgctcagcagtccggactacccttcgtagtcttctgagatcagatttggtagctgagctgaaccagacagttatagaagtgcagaggatggatttgatgatggcagagtagaactgtttcagcaactcctgtggcaggttgaacttcctcagctggcgaaggaaatacagcctctgctgggccttgtgagagtcaatgtgagtgtcccacttcagatcctgagaaattgtggtgcccaggaatctgaatgactccactgcagtcacagtgctgttcatgatggtgagtttggggagaacagggggctttctcctgaagtccacgatcatctccacagttttaagcgtgttaagctccaggttgttaagaCCAGGgggggctgtctccaaacagagattggcgcactggatcgtggatgccattacTTTGGCATACTCGTCCCAAGATCACCCGTGCCCGCTTGGAGTGAGatcccactccacccggggtgtggcCTCCTCCGGGGCACTGGTGCAGGGCGcttctctggcagacatatgtagtgctgcTGGTTAGGCTACGCCCAGTActttcgcgaggttttacaacctccgtgtggaaccagtgtcagcccgtgtcttacacGCCACCGGCATGTGAGGCCGGCAACTGGGTTGGGCGTACACTTGtgaaagcgccttctcccccTCCCCGGGCGAGTCTAGCGCACTATTCTAGCCTCCCCACTTCCCCCCTTAGGATGAAGTACAGGCATtctatccatcactaagcattggcaattGTGGTAATAGACCGGGCGGAGCGGTCTGTTGtaaccaagtccagtactggtagagtcaCCCCTGCTCAGCTGGATCCCTATACAcggactgttgccccataccgagtgactcccctgcagggtcgtcccCGTATGTTGATTcttcactcttggttcccctgtcggcgaacctgtgacctcccctccggtggGTTACCtcacctgggttctgtcccccctACTCGGGCTGGCGCATTTTTTCgcatgttgttctccccaccggtgagaccatgttggtgtcctcacatgtaacctccccttgtggcAGAATGTGGCCTCCGTAGCATGCTCTTCAGCAAgaagagcagtgtttccccagtgttcctcACGGTGCTGGGCAGCGTCTCGCTAATAGAGACGAACGCCACCGTCCGTGCGGCCATCAGTACGAGCCTCTCAGTAGGTTATtaagtactgatcccactggaagttTCGtggtagcgctcacttgtgactcgctagtctagtcagtgtcgctccgcttgaggtcgtgatatggctcagcgccgtggcgtgttgagataggtccccagtctgtctctcaacacaacatcgagagaccgacagaaggGGAACATCtcagttacgactgtaacctccgttccatgatggagggaacgagacgttgtgtcttcatgccacaatgcttcgCCGACCCTCTGTagcgaccgggagatgtctctcaggttcctcagcccaaaagatgagtgaatggccgccgccacctcccttttatacccatatgcacagggcggggactggcgtgcgtgtgccattcaccaagcccattggcattttaaaattcctttcggagatgataggttctcaagatcaaaccccagtctgtctctcacacaacatctcgttccctccatcagggaacggaggttacagtcgtaaccaagacgttttgattgacatgatgatgaataaatgatgacaaaatttagACAGCTCTTTACCAACAATTTTTGAACTACAATACATGTCCAGTCACATGTTAAATTGTTCTTCACAACCAAGACTAAATAGCATTTCTTTGTAAAGCATTTTGAGGTGGTCATTGTAGAAGTGACCTCTTTATTCTCTACGAACAAAAAAAACACCTTGAGAGAGATTGGAGATATGCATACTGAAATAGACATACTGAAATAGGTAATGAGAATTTCAATTTCTTTCGCAATTAAAATACTCATTACCATGCCTACACAGAATCTTTTGTGATTCACAAAATGTACATCTCCAACCCATCTGCATGTGTGTTTAAGTATTTTGGATCATTTTGATAGTGTTTATATACATCGTAATATGAGCTTAATCTAAAATTCCATTTTGTTCCAATCCAATTTGAAGAATTTCACAGATTTTCCTCAGAAGAGCAGAGCATGTCTACAGCGTCCATTTGGGCCTGTCCATTGGGTATTTAGTAGTGTAAATATAATAGATTTCAGTTTCATGAAAAAGGAACAACAGAATTCTGGGTAAAATTTTAAGGATGAAGAGCAAACTCATTCTTTGTCCTTGTTTGAGTTATAATGCAAGTAGATGATTTGGACACAAACAATTAAGTGTGTTGTCAtctttaaatgtaatacaaaaGCAGAATTACAAGTGATTTTCCTAATTTACTGTAtacaaagcaaaaataaaaaagctgctgtactgtatattgtaataGTGTGAACATTTCGAAGACTGTGAAGACAGAATGAGATTTATTCTGTGAAGCATTGGGCTTTTCTGTGTATGAAACTGGCTACATGTTGTATGTTAAAATGACACTACATTCTGTT
This region of Triplophysa rosa linkage group LG1, Trosa_1v2, whole genome shotgun sequence genomic DNA includes:
- the gal3st3 gene encoding galactose-3-O-sulfotransferase 3; translation: MQLDMSQKKIFLVLITISTVSLLLHHGGHLNLTLEAFWLGCPSSTLSFTQGSSDPTPKHTSVAFLKTHKTASSTVQNMLFRFAERNNLTVALPITTCDHQFCYPRPFSAHFVHPHTTPPDIITNHLRFSRAELRRLMPNNTVYITILREPGAMFESLFSYYNQYCLSFKRVPNGSLETFLDHPWSYYRPEEKDSMYARNTLTFDLGGDKDRPSSEAPAYAKRFAVEVERVFSLVMIAEHFDESLVLLRRLLSWDLDDVLYVSLNMRTTDSKSSLSSEITTKIRAWNAIDSVLYDHFNASLWRQLRALGLACVEREVQLLRQSRDRLVRGCFGGHLPPLRSASQITNKELRPWQPSAKVAIVGYDLPVNVTHKGHVPPRDDCLKMIMPEVQYTRLLLRSESLRYRKRFLRHSQQTLHAAGQVRVHKEFPSLLPRPSGTMARSTRGAMTSIKG